The region CCGTTCCCCGCTCGCCAGGTTCGCTGCTCTTGAGGTGCGTCCGGCATATTCCATAAAGGAGAAGCATTAGCGCTTCAGTCTCCGTCAAATCCGCGCGTCAGCCGACACGGGAACAGACGCTGACGAGGCGAAACGAAGGTGAACTCTTGCAGAAGCTGATCGAGGACATCTACCGCTCCCATTCACGCAAGGTGCTGGCGACGCTGATCCGCCTGCTCGGCGATTTCGACCGGGCGGAGGAGGCGCTGCATGACGCCTTTGCCGAAGCGACGCGAAAATGGCCAAGAGATGGAGTTCCAGAAAACCCATTTGCCTGGCTGGTGTCGACGGGGCGCTTCCGGGCCATCGACCATCTGCGAAGGCGGTCTCGCTTCGATGCCGCGCTAAAGGACATCGAGGACAGCCTTTATCCGGCGAGCGATCCGACGGAGGTCGGTGATATGAGTCTCATAGAAGATGATATGCTCCGGCTGATCTTCACCTGCTGTCATCCAATCATTCCGGCGGACGCGCAGCTCGCGATGTCTCTCAGAGAAATATGCGGGCTGACGACGGAAGAAATCGCTCATGCTTTCCTAACTCCCGCACCGACAGTCGCGCAAAGAATCGTCCGGGCAAAAAACCGTATCCGCTCGGCTGGCCTTCCTTATGAGGTTCCGGGCAAAGCCGATCTCCCAGATCGCCTCCAGCGGGTCTTGCATGTGATTTATCTGGTTTTCAACGAGGGCTACTCGGCCTCCTCGGGTGCGGAAATTGTCAGGACGGATTTGACGACGGAGGCTATCCGCCTTTGCCGGACGCTCTTGGCCCTGCTCCCGGAGCCTGAAGTTTCGGGACTGCTTGCCCTGATGCTGTTGCAGGATTCACGGCGCGCGGCGAGACGGAGTCCCTCGGGCGAGATAGTCCTGCTTGCCGATCAGGACCGCTCCCTCTGGAGCGGTGAAATGATAAGCGAAGGGATAGCCCTAATTGAAGCCGCGACCGTTGACGGAACGGCTGGATACTATGCC is a window of Sinorhizobium numidicum DNA encoding:
- a CDS encoding RNA polymerase sigma factor; the encoded protein is MQKLIEDIYRSHSRKVLATLIRLLGDFDRAEEALHDAFAEATRKWPRDGVPENPFAWLVSTGRFRAIDHLRRRSRFDAALKDIEDSLYPASDPTEVGDMSLIEDDMLRLIFTCCHPIIPADAQLAMSLREICGLTTEEIAHAFLTPAPTVAQRIVRAKNRIRSAGLPYEVPGKADLPDRLQRVLHVIYLVFNEGYSASSGAEIVRTDLTTEAIRLCRTLLALLPEPEVSGLLALMLLQDSRRAARRSPSGEIVLLADQDRSLWSGEMISEGIALIEAATVDGTAGYYALQAAIAAEHARARTAEETDWRRIAGFYDLLLIAHPSSIVELNRAVAVAMCDGPAAGLAIVDAILAKGELTSYHLAYAARADFLRQLKRFPDARRAYESALRLCRQEPEKAFIRKRLSELPIEVQP